TGTGACTACCGCAATGGTACAAACAGCTGCAGACGGTTCGTTGCAAACGGTCACTAAAGTGTACAGCCCAATCCTAGCCACGATGCTTTCCACAAACCCAGCAGGTGCTGTCGTGACTGTTACTGGAACGACTACACCAGGTGTAGTCCCCACCACTAGCGCAGCCACGGCGACATCCACAGCAGGGTTGATTACTAAAGTCATCACGTCTACATTACCCAACGGTGGCCTGACTATTTACACCACAGCGTTGCCTACGACTCAAAAAACTACGCTTACAGAGGACAAACCTTTGGCAAACCCTAACCATAGACCAGACCCTACTACATCGTACACGCCATTGCTCTCCTCTCCAGTCACAACCCTCTCTTGGCAAAGTTACATCACCATAACAGAAGGTACCACCACTTACACTACAAGCCACTCACCTATCATCATCTACGTCACAATCACGCGAGACGGTGCAGTGATGACCCCATCGACAACTTTCATCCAGAGATTCAGCTCTCAGTACACATCTGTCGCCACATTTGCCTCAGGGTCCATCGGGTTGGGCTCCATCAGTGGTAGAATTGGAGTCGTAAAGACGAATCTGCAAAGCACAATAGACAACAATAGAGGTGCGAACTCGTTCCACTTGCAAGCAACCTCTCTGTTCGGTGCATTCATTCTGCTACTATCCTGGGTTTTATGAGAAGACCGACGGCAGGGCTTCTCCGTGATGTGGtatatacacatacacTCACACATACGTTTAAATACATAATGTTTTTAACAACATATTTTTATTACTATCTTTTGATTGGGATCGTTATGATCTGTGTGGGACACTCTATGGAATGTTGCCCACCCTCCAGTCACCTTGCAATGGACCCCCCAGGGAGTCTACATGAGGATGTTCTTTCAGGGAACAACATGTTCGGCAAACAGCCACTGTCTGCCTTCTCAACGAAACAACGCAAAACCACTAAGTTTACACTGACCAAATATACCATTTATGAAACTCAAGAGAGAATGTACATAGTGGGCTCAAATAAACGGGAATCAATGTTCAGAATACTGGAGATTGATCTTTCTGTCCCGGAAGATGAACTGGCCGTGTTGGAGGACAACATTTTCTTCACCAGGAGTGAGATTATGGATGTTCTGGCTCAGTTGGAGAATGCGAGTGATTCCGGGCTCAATAAGAAAGTTACTGGGTACGGCCTCTTGGGGTTTATAAGATTTACCTCGTGTTATTACCTTGTAGTAGTTACAGAGTGCAGTCAGGTGGCCGTCATCGGAGGTCATTCTGTGTTTCACATCGACGCTACAGAGCTGATCCCCATCTCaaacaactacaagaaaCCAGATAAGTATTCGAACGAAGCCAAACTAATTTCATCCTTTTCAAGCTTGGATCTCACTAAAACCTTTTATTTCAGCTACACCTACGATATCACAAACACCTTACAAACAAACATGTTGAGAGAGAAATTAAGGGCCGTTGACCGGTCAGATATTTCTATCCCTTCAGGAATATCAAGTTACAACGAAATGTTCATGTGGAATAACAACCTTCTGAGCCCCCTATTCAATTGCTTTGATGCTGTGCATGACTGGTTCCAATGCATCATTCATGGTTTCATAGATCAAGTAAACGTTTCCATTTACGGGAAAAGCATACATATAACGCTGATCGCTCGAAGGTCACACCATTTTGCTGGCGCAaggttcttgaagagaGGCGTCAATACAAAGGGGTTCGTTGCAAACGAGGTAGAAACAGAACAAATTGTCTCGGACATGATTCTAACATCTTTTCATGAGCCTGGGAACGGATTTTTCGATTCAGATTGTTATACATCTTTTGTTCAGCACAGGGGATCCATACCATTGTATTGGACACAAGAAGCTTCGAATTTAACAACCAAACCACCCATCGAAATCAATGTGCTTGACCCATATTTCAGTCCTGCGGCCCTTCATTTCGATAAACTATTTCAACGCTACGGTGGGGGCACAATCCAAGTCCTTAACCTGATCAaaacaaaggaaaagaacCCAAGAGAAACTAAATTGCTGGTGGAATTTGAGGAGTGTATTTCGTACCTCAACATGCATTTACCAGAGACGAGGAAAATAGATTACACGTCGTGGGATATGAGCAGAGCATCGAAACAAGATGGCCAGAAAGTTATAGAATTTTTAGAAAGCTACGCACTAAAAACCATTTTGGAGACGGGCATCTTTCATAATGGGAGAGATTTCCAGACAACGAATATTCAACAAGGGATTTGCAGGAGCAACTGTATCGACTGTCTAGACAGAACAAATGCTGCTCAATTTGTTATCGGCAAAAGAGCTCTTGGAGAACAACTGAAACAGTTAGGTATAGTAGAAGACACATACCTAGAATATGACTCCGATATTGTTAACATTCTAACTGAGCTGTTTCATGATTTGGGGGACACCATTGCTCTCCAATACGGTGGATCTCATCTGGTAAATACCATGGAAACTTACCGGAAAATAAATCAATGGAGTTCGCATTCTAGAGATATGGTTGAAAGCATAAAGCGGTTTTACAGCAACTCGTTTATTGATGCACAGAGACAGGACGCCATCAACCTATTTCTGGGGAACTATGTTTGGAGAGAGCAAGGTACACCTATCTGGGAATTAAACACAGATTTCCATCTACATAACGACTATCTTATGGATGGTCCTAAAAGAAGCTACACACATTGGTGGAACGACTACCATCTTCAAAGCCTTGGCGATCTACTACAGAAAGAGATCATCCTTAAGGGCAACGATGTAAGTAAAGCTAAACTGGCAATGAATGTAAGGGGCTACCCAGGCGCATTTGACAACTACTGGAACGAGTATTACCTGCCTCGTACGGTGACTTGGATCCAAGATCTTTTTGCCTTCAAAATGAACTCGACTCGTCGGTATCAATCCtcaaagaagcaaaaagATGTTACTTCACCCTTCGAATCAAGGAAGCAGAGTTGGATAAACAAGAAACTAAAGGGAATTGCACCACACAAGGATGATACCGGGCCGGTCATTACAGAGAGCGATGAGTTAATATTGGCAAAGACAATAATATCTGGGGCTACTGTATCTGATGAACCAACACCTTGGGAAACAGAGTTTCGACTGTCTCTATATCATCTACGAGGGGTATTGGAAAGCCGGAATAACTTAGAAAATAATTTTGGAAGCTATTCCGCAATCGATAACCCAGTATTCGCTGGAGACTACAACGTCGTGGATCTGGAGACAACAAGCATTGATAGCGCGCTCTCTGCCGGAGAGATTCGAGGTGGAGCTTTTTCCGAAGAGGTAGAAACTGATCCAACTTTTCAATCCCGAAGTTACTTCCATGTCACCCCAGTGAATGTTCAATACTACGAGCACACCGACTCTCATGTAGCGGACAATCTTACTCAGTTGGGGGAATATACAGATTACCTGgatttcaaaaacttgaaagtaGATTCCTGCGACATGAAACTCTACAACGACATGACAAACGTCACTCCACGGGAAAACCTCGTCTTGTAATATGCATACCAAGCAATCCGTCATCTAGTGTTCTAacatatatacatattCATATTTCATACTCCTCTCTATTTGaatacaaaaaatgatTGATTCTATATAGTAAAAACTAGTTCACAAGCACAAAACTGGATATTGACATTTAGAAGGATAAGGAGGGCTTTATGGTCTCAGTAACCTCCCTATTTCCCAAGGTACTGACCGTTACTTTGTTTGCTGTTACAGGATACCTTTGTTTAGAGCATGTTGACGTGTTATCACCCTGCGTTGTGGATCCTATAGTATTCCTCATGGTTAGTTTAGCACTTTATACATACTTCCGCGTCATTAACGTTGGGCCTGGATACCCAAGTGACTTCCCCGCACTCAAGGTTTTGGATATGAGTGCTGCAGAGGCTGGAACAGAGCTACCCCCAGAGTACCTCACAAAACGGTCTTTGACCGTGAAGAAAGATGGCAGATTTAGGGTATGCCAATCCTGTCGGTATTGGAAACCGGACAGGTGCCATCACTGTTCCAGTTGTGATAGATGTATACTGAAGATGGACCATCACTGCCCTTGGATTGCAGGATGCGTTGGATTTCGGAACCAAAAGCTATTCATCCAGTTTCTGCTCTATACCACTGCCTATGCCATATTTGTTTTATCGATGACATCTGTACAGCTGTATCGATGGTTTTACAATGATaagtttcaagaagagcTGATATCTGGGTATTTACTGTTCCTTTGGATTTTCTCTCTAGTGGTCTTCATTGCCATGACGCTTTTCTCTGCATTTAGTGTGTCCCAAGTACTcaaaaatcaaacaacGATTGAAATGTACGGTGTACAACGCTGGCGTAACCAGGCCAGGATTCTTGGAGATCAACAGGCCTCCCTACATGATGTTAACATTTTTAACCTCGGCTCTTGGCGGAAAAATTGGGATGAAGTAATGGGGCACACTTTATATGAATGGCTTCTTCCCATAACAGTCTACAAGCACCATTTAGGTGGGCATAGCTTGGATAACCAAGGTGTTTTTTTCCGCGTTGATTTACAATTGAACCAGAGTATTTTAGAAAGCGCAAACCTTCAGGAGAGATTGACCAGACGGGTCACTCCACGATCGTCTTTGGACGTTGATTCACGACCCTTAATTCGATAATGTGAAAATGATTAAACTGAATGGTACAATGAATAGTATACGTAAATAAACTTTTATAAAGGAGAATAAAATTCTTGAAATGTCCTGATAGATGAGAGTAgatacatttttttgttcaaaataatgTTTGATGCAAGATCGTCTCAAAATGCCAAACCTAACATCACTGCTAGTACTGCTGTGAGACCTGATTTCAAATGGTGGGCTTTTGCTTCATAGGTAGCAACAATTGGGGCTGTATGAGTAGCAGAAGATACCAAACCAGATGTGCTTTGTGCGCCTGTGCTCTTATGACCATTAACAAGTTGAGAGGAAGAGACAGATACCATTTGTGGAGTGGTTTTGGCCAGATTGTTTTGACTTGTAGTGGAAGTGGTTGACTTTGTCGAACATGTAGGACATAATGTTTTGACTTTGGGTTCAGCACCAACGGTTTTGCTTTTTATGCCTAAAGTCGTGGTAGGTGTCACCGCAGTGTTCGTGTTTTTTTCCGCTTCTGGTTTCGTTTTTGTTAGGTGCGGGGAAAGCGTTGAGGTAGTCTTAGACTCTTTGTGGGGAACTGTGACTGCGACCgactttttttctttgctcAGTGTCTTTGTATTTCTTTCTGAGGTAGAGCAACTAACTGTGACAGTTTTGCCTTTCAAAGTTGACACTGGAACTAGCTCCTTTGTGTTTGAGACAACCTTATCTTTAGTCGAGGCAGATACTTGTGTAGACACGTCAGTGGAGCATGATGTTACCACAGTTTTTAATGTAGACACTGGAACAACTTCGGTGAAACCTGATTTTATTGGGCTAGCAGTGGAACAGTTAACATTTTTTGTTACATGAGTAGAGACCAGTGTAACGACGGTACCGTTCTTCAACGTTGAAACTGGGAACAAGTCCGTAGAGACTCTCAATTGGGCGTTGATACTGGCAGTGTTAACACTTTCAATAGTCTCTGTTGAATAGATCTTACCAGTAGTAATCTTTTTTAGGGTAGCGACTGGAACAAGGTCAGTAGCAAAGAGATCTATCTCCCCCTGAGTCATAGCAAAAATCTGCTTTGAAAGTCCCGTGGATGAGACATCAATCAcagttttgttttgttttccattAGGCTTCGTAGTGGTTGGATGAGGGAGAGagatcaaaaattttgatgatgttTCTGTAGTAGCGTTTTTATGACTATGACTAGAAACTGTGGATACAGTCGATCTTACCATTTCATTTGCAGCAGCACCATTTGTAGGCTTTGAAGCAGAGATAGTTAGGTTTGAATGTGACAGTGTTGCAATAGCAACCCAGGAACCAAATGTTGTAAGCACCCCTGACTCTGTTGTTGTGATAAGTTCATAACTTGAGGCTGTTTCGTTCGTGTGACCACTAACGGTGGGCGTGGCCAAACCATGGACACTTGAAGCATTCTTAGTGGTGCCTGTAGTGATAGAAGCAGAACGAGAAACAGTCTGGGAGGAAGAATTGTTGGAACTAGACAAGACAGTCACCGGGGCGGTGGTCGTGGTATTAGCGACGGATAGTACACCATTCATTGGGGTTGAACTTGGAAGAGAAATGGACGACAAAGTTCCGTTTGTCTGGGCAGCCAAGGACAACAAAT
The sequence above is a segment of the Huiozyma naganishii CBS 8797 chromosome 11, complete genome genome. Coding sequences within it:
- the PFA3 gene encoding palmitoyltransferase PFA3 (similar to Saccharomyces cerevisiae PFA3 (YNL326C); ancestral locus Anc_3.12); the encoded protein is MVSVTSLFPKVLTVTLFAVTGYLCLEHVDVLSPCVVDPIVFLMVSLALYTYFRVINVGPGYPSDFPALKVLDMSAAEAGTELPPEYLTKRSLTVKKDGRFRVCQSCRYWKPDRCHHCSSCDRCILKMDHHCPWIAGCVGFRNQKLFIQFLLYTTAYAIFVLSMTSVQLYRWFYNDKFQEELISGYLLFLWIFSLVVFIAMTLFSAFSVSQVLKNQTTIEMYGVQRWRNQARILGDQQASLHDVNIFNLGSWRKNWDEVMGHTLYEWLLPITVYKHHLGGHSLDNQGVFFRVDLQLNQSILESANLQERLTRRVTPRSSLDVDSRPLIR
- the KRE1 gene encoding Kre1p (similar to Saccharomyces cerevisiae KRE1 (YNL322C); ancestral locus Anc_3.18) — protein: MILRWLLPLQVLQRLIQPRIQQLVLLRRLWQLSAVAAAATPLNPITSVIVQTAADGSLQTVTNLYTPIVTAMLSTNPAGAVVTVTATTTPGLPGTAATAVDPATPATLRTLPAVTTAMVQTAADGSLQTVTKVYSPILATMLSTNPAGAVVTVTGTTTPGVVPTTSAATATSTAGLITKVITSTLPNGGLTIYTTALPTTQKTTLTEDKPLANPNHRPDPTTSYTPLLSSPVTTLSWQSYITITEGTTTYTTSHSPIIIYVTITRDGAVMTPSTTFIQRFSSQYTSVATFASGSIGLGSISGRIGVVKTNLQSTIDNNRGANSFHLQATSLFGAFILLLSWVL
- the FIG4 gene encoding phosphatidylinositol-3,5-bisphosphate 5-phosphatase (similar to Saccharomyces cerevisiae FIG4 (YNL325C); ancestral locus Anc_3.14) encodes the protein MDPPGSLHEDVLSGNNMFGKQPLSAFSTKQRKTTKFTLTKYTIYETQERMYIVGSNKRESMFRILEIDLSVPEDELAVLEDNIFFTRSEIMDVLAQLENASDSGLNKKVTGYGLLGFIRFTSCYYLVVVTECSQVAVIGGHSVFHIDATELIPISNNYKKPDKYSNEAKLISSFSSLDLTKTFYFSYTYDITNTLQTNMLREKLRAVDRSDISIPSGISSYNEMFMWNNNLLSPLFNCFDAVHDWFQCIIHGFIDQVNVSIYGKSIHITLIARRSHHFAGARFLKRGVNTKGFVANEVETEQIVSDMILTSFHEPGNGFFDSDCYTSFVQHRGSIPLYWTQEASNLTTKPPIEINVLDPYFSPAALHFDKLFQRYGGGTIQVLNLIKTKEKNPRETKLLVEFEECISYLNMHLPETRKIDYTSWDMSRASKQDGQKVIEFLESYALKTILETGIFHNGRDFQTTNIQQGICRSNCIDCLDRTNAAQFVIGKRALGEQLKQLGIVEDTYLEYDSDIVNILTELFHDLGDTIALQYGGSHLVNTMETYRKINQWSSHSRDMVESIKRFYSNSFIDAQRQDAINLFLGNYVWREQGTPIWELNTDFHLHNDYLMDGPKRSYTHWWNDYHLQSLGDLLQKEIILKGNDVSKAKLAMNVRGYPGAFDNYWNEYYLPRTVTWIQDLFAFKMNSTRRYQSSKKQKDVTSPFESRKQSWINKKLKGIAPHKDDTGPVITESDELILAKTIISGATVSDEPTPWETEFRLSLYHLRGVLESRNNLENNFGSYSAIDNPVFAGDYNVVDLETTSIDSALSAGEIRGGAFSEEVETDPTFQSRSYFHVTPVNVQYYEHTDSHVADNLTQLGEYTDYLDFKNLKVDSCDMKLYNDMTNVTPRENLVL